A stretch of DNA from bacterium:
ATCGAGGTTGATCACCGTTGTGTCGAGGAACATGCCAAGCATACCCGCGTTGAAGGCAGCCAGCCTGGCTCCCGTCGGAATGTGCTCCTGCACGGCTCTGGCCGCCCGTAACATCTCCGGCTGCCAGGGATAAAGGCCCGTTGAAAGAAGCGCAGGCGCCTCGACCAGCCCCGCCACGATTATCGCGACGGCAATAGCTGCTTTCAGGACCGTTCCCACTTGCCCCGCGTGCCGTGGCCAAATCTCGCTCACGCTCTCAGCGAGGCCGACTAACAACAGCGAGCAGACGGCAATTGCGGCCATCGATGCGGGCACGAGATACCACAGCTGACAGCGGCGGAGCCAGACAGCGTAAAACGCCACCAAAAGGAACGAATGGACCAGAAGTGGCAGTAAGAGGCGAGCCCGCCTCAGCAGGTTGCCGACATGGATGAGCTCCGAGAACATTGAGGCGAAGATCAGCGCTACGAACGCTAGCACGGCGATGAAGACCGGCAGGCCCGCGGTCTGAAACGCCATGACCACAAAACTGCCTGCGATGTCGGCGGATGACTGGGCCAGCTCAGAAATACCGCTGTGAGTTGAATTGACGCCGAGTTGAGATGTGATGCTAAGCGCCGCAGCGCTTGACTGGTATGGCGTTCCCGTGCTCAAGTAGCACCAAGTCATAACTCCGAGCGTCGCCATAATTGGAGGCAAGACAAAAAGCGAGAGATTCCGCCAGTGCAGCAAACGCCTGGACCGAGGCCCTGTGGCTAGGAAACCGACGATGAAGGCCGGAATCAGAAAGACGTTGTCTGTTCGGGCGAGGACCGCAAACCCCACTATTGACCCCAGCAGGAGAGATTTGTTTTCGCGCACGGCCTCGGCCGTCGCCATTTTGACGAAGAGAGACAAAGCGATCAGTGTCAATAGGAGCGCAAGCGCCGTCTCGAGCCCGCCGATGCTCACAAACACGAGTGAAGGTGCCGTGACGGCGGCCGCGAAAGCGATAGCTTGCGCCCCGCGGCCCGCAAGCGAATTGATGATGCGCCATAAGACCACCGCGCAGAGCAGAAACAAGGTCGCGCAGAGCAGAACTATCACGCGGATAGCCATCTCAGGCGAACTCCCAAAGATGGCAGCGATGGGCAAGATTAGCAGCATGAAGAGAGGGTGGAAGCCGGTGGTAGGGCTGAGGCCATCGAACGTTGGCCCGCGACCTGCAACAGTATTCTGGGCGATCTTCAGATAGTAGAAAGCGTCATCAGGGACGAATCTGACGAGACCCCCAAGCGGTAGAGACGCAACGCTGGCTACATAGAACGCAAAGACAGTCGCCGCCAAACAGACGACCACGGTAAACAGCGTCCCGGGTCGATGTCCAAACTTGCCGAGGCGCAACACCGGTCCAGCCCTCGTTCGTCCACTAGTCGAGCATAGCCCAAGCTACGGGCGCGCCAGGGGCTTCTTCTCTACCAGGTGTGTTTCATCCCATAGCTTACGGTGAACAGCCCGCCGTAAGAGGTTATTCTGTTGAAGCCGTGTCCGCTCAGGAGTCGCATGTTGCCGCCAAGCCCCGCCGTAAGGCTCTGACCGCCCTTCAGGTCAAGGAGCTTCGCGAAATCGTAGGTTACGCCGGCCTCGCAATCTGCTCCGGATATGCTCTCCAGGCTGTTCTGCCATTTGACCCCGTAGAAATGGGCTCTAAGGATGCCCGGCGAGAACCTGCTCAAGAAGTGCATACCAATCTGCTTGAGCGCATCTGTCTTCGATTCCTCAAAGGGGGACCAGTCGAGAGAGAAGCCGAGCTCGGGGCCACTGGCAACTATCTTGTAGGCGCCGCCGTGGTCCACCGCGTAGCCAGTTGCCTCGTTCCAGGGCAGGAGGCTCTTATCTGCTTCCTCGTTTGGATGACCTACTACGTTGATGTCCACTACGTTCCGGTCAAACTTGTAGTGCTGCCAGTTCCAGCCAAGGACGACAGCGAGATTCATATCTCGCAGCACTTTGAGCTCGGCCTCCGACCAACGTCGGAAGAAGTTGCCCAAATAGATACGCATGTCGCAGTTGAAAACGCCCTTCACGACATCTGTATAAGAGTCGTAGTCATAAACACGCTGGGCCGCTGTCCCAGGAGAGACAATATGGGTGCCAGATATCCCATGAAACTCGAACTCGCCCATTTCAAACGAAGTCAACAGGCCGAGCCGGTCCTGCCATACGTTGATGCTTGCCTCGAATGCACCTACGCCACCCTCGGGCTCCATCGCGGATGCCGGCATCCTCTCGACATCAAGCCTCGGCCAGGAATACTTGAGCGTAAACTGCGTTTGGTCGGCCAGACCAAGATTAGTCCATGCACCAAAAAACAACGCCAACATGAAGACCACAGCCAAAAACCGCGACACTCTCATACTACTCTCTCCTGTCTATCCCAAAAATATCTGATATGGGTATCCAAAATCAACCTTGCCAGAATAATCGAACGACAAGCCTAACAACGCTACCGATCTGAGTCAACTCTTTTGCGGGCGACGCAGCAGTTTTGCAGGAATGGGTCGTTACGTGGTGGTGAGATGCAACCAGTGGTGGTTTTTGTTGGGTGAATGGCTGGATGTTGGGGATAGCAGAGTCGCGATGGGCGTTTTACGGTGGGTTGGGCGCGATCTTCGTAGTCTTCGCTTGGCGGAAGCTGGTAGCCAAGGCGGGGTAGCTCATGGCAGAATGCTGCGGATTAGAGAATGTAACCGCAGCCCAATCACGGAAAGGCGACAGTGAGCAATGAAAAGATCCAATGTCTATGAATACGAGTCCTTCCTCTCGGAATACTACGATCTAGTTCCGGGTTATGCCAAGAGAGCGGACAGGAATTTCTATGTCGATGCAGCGCGCTTAGCGAGCGGCAAGACGCTGGAACTAGGCTGCGGAACGGGCAGGATACTGATCCCGACTGCACAGGCGGGATGCGAGATCGTCGGGCTGGATATCTCTGAGAGTATGCTCGCAACATGCCGGAAAAATCTGCTGGAGCAACCCGATGACGTGCAAAAGCGCGTAACAACCGTGCAGAGAGACATGACCAACTTCGATCTGAAGGAGAGATTCTCGCTCATAACCGCGCCCTTCCGATCTTTTTCACATCTGATACCCGTCAAAGAGCAGCTCTTTTGCCTTGACTGCGTTCGCAGGCATCTCCTGCCGGGCGGCCGGTTTAGCTTAGAGCTCTTCCAGACCCATCCCCAACGCATCAATAACCCGAAATACCTGAATGAGGTTGAGGACACGCCCGAATTCGAGCTTCCGGACGGTAGGAAGCTCAGGCGCACAAACCGCGTCGTCGCATTCCACCGGCCGGAACAATACAACGACGTGGAGATAATCTTCTACGTAACCCACCCTGACGGCAGAACCGAGCGCCTCGTGCAGGCTTTTCGCTTCCGCTACTTCTTCCGCTACGAGGTGGAACATCTCCTCGCCCGTTGCGGCTTTGAGATCGTTGACCTCTTCGGCAACTTCGACAGGTCGCCCCTGACCGACGATTCCCCCGAGATGATCTTTGTCGCTCAGGCGTGTGTGTGAGCACTCCTTATTTCATTGATTGGGCGATCACGAATAGATGCAACCTTGAGTGCCTGCATTGCAGAGGCATGGCGGCGGAGGAGCTTGACGGCAGGACTCTCTTGAGAGTGGCTGAAGAGATACCTTCTCTCAAGCCCAGGTGGGTTATTCTGGAGGGTGGAGAGGTGCTCCTGCGAGGCGAGCTGCTTCAGGTGATTGACATCCTTCGTAGGAATGACGTGAAGGTCTATCTTATCAGCAATGGTATGTTGCTCGACAGACAGGCCGCACGAAAACTCGCCGACCTGGACGTCAATCTCATGATAAGCATAGACGGCGCGGACAAGGAGAGCTATGAGAAGACCAGAAAGGGCGCCAACTTTGACCGGCTGAAGCGAGCAGTCGCCCTCGCAGCGGAGTATCGTATCCTCGATTCCTGTCCCGTCACGGTCGGGAAGCATAACCACAGGCAGATCGGCAAGCTATTCCGATTCGTGAAGGAGATAGGATACTCCAAGATCACGATTCTAGGATTAAAGCCTTGCAAGGACTACGGCGAGTATGCCTTGAGCAGCGGAGAATATGAGGCGCTCTTTTCCTCAATCATCCAGCTCCAGAAAACGCACGAAATGGATGTTTACGTCGATGAGCCATTTTTTAAGCCATTCTTGAAGAAACGTAACATTAGATTCTCGACAGACGCTGAGAATGGCATCGTTGTTCCAGAGATCTCTCGCTGCGTTTTCGGAGAGTATATGTTCATTGAAACAAACGGCGACGTTAAGCCGTGCACATTCGCCCCCGTTGTAATGGGAAATGTAGGGGAACGACCACTCGGCGAGATTTGGGCTAAGATGCAACATTCGGAGTTTGTAAGGGAGATAACTGATCTGTCGAACAGAGAATCGCCGTGCAGTGAGTGCAATTATCTATATGAATGCGGAGGGTGCAGGTCAAGGACGTTCGCTCTGACCGGAAGCTGGACAGCCTCAGACCCCTCGTGCCCATTGAAGGGAGTTCAGCCATGAGAGTCGTAGGAATAGACCCCGGAACATACAGCTTCGACCTCTTCGGAATGGAAGACGACCGGCGGGTCATAATCGACGAAGCAATCAACTCGGCGGATATCCTGGAAAACCCGAGAATCCTGCTCGATAGACTTGAGGGACTAGGACCGTGGGATGCTGTTGTGGGCCCATCGGGCTACGGAATTCCCCTGAAAAGAATCGCGGACATGACAAACAAGGACATCGCAAAGATGATCCCTCTGGACACGCAATTGGCCGTGAACGAGGGGATAAAGAAGCTACTTGTCGAGATGAAGGCAAAGGCTCTGCCCGTTTACTTCACCCCTGGCGTCATTCATCTCTCAACCGTCCCGCGTTACAGGAAATGGAATAAGTTCGACATGGGAACCGCGGACAAGGTGTGCTGCGTAGCGCTTGGCATCAAGGACCAATCAGAGCGGTTGGGCATTGGATACAACGAGGCATCCTTTGTCTATCTGGAGGTAGGATATGCTTTCACTGCCGTCATGGTGGTCGAAGACGGCAGAATCGTTGACGGTATAGGTGGCACCAACGGCAGCCTGGGATTCATTGCATGCGGTGGAATGGACGCCGAGATCGCGATCAGGCTAAAACCACCGATAACGCAAGAGGTGGTCTTTAAGGGAGGTATAAGGGATTTCGCTGGCGGCGCAATTGCGCCAGACGAACTTGCGAACTGTCCTGAGGCCCTCACACTTCTCGCAGAGAGCATCGAAAAGGACGTCGCCTCAATCATAGTCGCCGCCCCCCATCCGAAAGAGATCATCATCTCTGGCCGACTGACCAACTACGAATCTATCAAGAAAGAGCTCGTCCGCAGATTGAGCAAGTATGCCCCAGTAACTAAGGTGCAAAAGCTCTCAAAGACTGCGAAGGAGGCGGCCTGCGGGGCATATATCATCGGAGAGGCCCTGCTCGGCGGGAGGTACAGAGCGCTTGTAGAGAACATGGGGATATTATATGCCCAACATGAGGGAGCTGACGGACATGAAGAAGGATGATTCGCAAACCCACCGCTGTGCCTGTCCGCTCTGTGGGAGTGATAAACCCAGAAGGCAGCCCAACTACAGGAAGTTATATGGGCATTACGTCTGCAGGAGATGTTACTATCGCTTTGCCAATCGCAGACAGTTTGCTTTTCTCATTGATTGTATTCTCTGGATCCTTCTTTTTCGCTTTTTCGCATACGGAATTGACACTGCATTAAGAGTCTTTCACGCGCCTCAAGACCTAATCCGTGTCGCATTAAACGTTCTGATCTGGTTGCACGGGGCAACTTTCCTCATCAAAGACGGTTTCAGGGGCGTATCGCCCGGAAAAGCCGCGATGGGGATTTATGTCATTGACGAGACCTCCGGTGAGCGAGCCGGTCGCACTGTTTCGTCCAAGAGGAATCTTCCACTGATTGTGCCATTTGCGCTCTTCATAATCGCCTTTCAGTTGGTCAGAGGATACAGATGGGGAGACCGATGGGCTAACACGAAGGTGATCTGGAAGAGGTATAAGGACAAGGCGCCGTTTGCGATCGAAACGCCCGATATTATGAATGAACGGACCTGATTCCACACCTCACCCCGACGAGCGGAGTCCAAGTATTCTCCTACTCAGATGCATCCGAGCTAGCCGTTGATTGACGCCCTGGCGTAGAGCCCATCAACCGTCGCAACGTCAAAGGCCTTCGGAACTGCTACGGGCAATGTAGTCCGGGAAAAACGAGGGGGCGAACCGCTAGCCGATTGCAGAGTGCCTGTTGAGCATAGGGGGCTGGCCTGCTAACCTCACGCTAACCCGTCGAGGGTTTCGCCACATCACGGAGAAACGGCATGCAAGGAGCTTCAGCCATACGGAAGGTCGCCTACATTGACCTTTCAGCGAGAACTACTAGGTCTCGGGAGATACCGCAGAGTGCCCGTCAAATG
This window harbors:
- a CDS encoding class I SAM-dependent methyltransferase; its protein translation is MKRSNVYEYESFLSEYYDLVPGYAKRADRNFYVDAARLASGKTLELGCGTGRILIPTAQAGCEIVGLDISESMLATCRKNLLEQPDDVQKRVTTVQRDMTNFDLKERFSLITAPFRSFSHLIPVKEQLFCLDCVRRHLLPGGRFSLELFQTHPQRINNPKYLNEVEDTPEFELPDGRKLRRTNRVVAFHRPEQYNDVEIIFYVTHPDGRTERLVQAFRFRYFFRYEVEHLLARCGFEIVDLFGNFDRSPLTDDSPEMIFVAQACV
- a CDS encoding radical SAM protein gives rise to the protein MSTPYFIDWAITNRCNLECLHCRGMAAEELDGRTLLRVAEEIPSLKPRWVILEGGEVLLRGELLQVIDILRRNDVKVYLISNGMLLDRQAARKLADLDVNLMISIDGADKESYEKTRKGANFDRLKRAVALAAEYRILDSCPVTVGKHNHRQIGKLFRFVKEIGYSKITILGLKPCKDYGEYALSSGEYEALFSSIIQLQKTHEMDVYVDEPFFKPFLKKRNIRFSTDAENGIVVPEISRCVFGEYMFIETNGDVKPCTFAPVVMGNVGERPLGEIWAKMQHSEFVREITDLSNRESPCSECNYLYECGGCRSRTFALTGSWTASDPSCPLKGVQP
- a CDS encoding RDD family protein — encoded protein: MKKDDSQTHRCACPLCGSDKPRRQPNYRKLYGHYVCRRCYYRFANRRQFAFLIDCILWILLFRFFAYGIDTALRVFHAPQDLIRVALNVLIWLHGATFLIKDGFRGVSPGKAAMGIYVIDETSGERAGRTVSSKRNLPLIVPFALFIIAFQLVRGYRWGDRWANTKVIWKRYKDKAPFAIETPDIMNERT
- a CDS encoding glycosyltransferase family 39 protein produces the protein MLRLGKFGHRPGTLFTVVVCLAATVFAFYVASVASLPLGGLVRFVPDDAFYYLKIAQNTVAGRGPTFDGLSPTTGFHPLFMLLILPIAAIFGSSPEMAIRVIVLLCATLFLLCAVVLWRIINSLAGRGAQAIAFAAAVTAPSLVFVSIGGLETALALLLTLIALSLFVKMATAEAVRENKSLLLGSIVGFAVLARTDNVFLIPAFIVGFLATGPRSRRLLHWRNLSLFVLPPIMATLGVMTWCYLSTGTPYQSSAAALSITSQLGVNSTHSGISELAQSSADIAGSFVVMAFQTAGLPVFIAVLAFVALIFASMFSELIHVGNLLRRARLLLPLLVHSFLLVAFYAVWLRRCQLWYLVPASMAAIAVCSLLLVGLAESVSEIWPRHAGQVGTVLKAAIAVAIIVAGLVEAPALLSTGLYPWQPEMLRAARAVQEHIPTGARLAAFNAGMLGMFLDTTVINLDGVVNNRVLPFLASRNLDQYLAKARIEGILDYQYSFYSFAGATTRAGYPGFDLVAELPGTWNGTNIWACRRRRGGFVESSIVRPVSGFYPPEQWVDGDFEFRWSEGDSSRLSILPATTDADLELVVLAYPLEVAGHCGQSVTVELNGAALGSVKMASGWHRYVLGLPAGKLVPGPNTLTFRYGYTLCPATDFNGGGNDRRNLAVAFRMFRCQRKKRSIAIAAPSSLFRGTSRSAESFTSCRAFSTAIPNPAFRSKPQSEMSSPIATISPLAMPRLFAMCQTACHFSPSGLRTSSALAPIVKFLTTWTFSSPLAASLRSAS
- a CDS encoding DUF1464 family protein, which codes for MRVVGIDPGTYSFDLFGMEDDRRVIIDEAINSADILENPRILLDRLEGLGPWDAVVGPSGYGIPLKRIADMTNKDIAKMIPLDTQLAVNEGIKKLLVEMKAKALPVYFTPGVIHLSTVPRYRKWNKFDMGTADKVCCVALGIKDQSERLGIGYNEASFVYLEVGYAFTAVMVVEDGRIVDGIGGTNGSLGFIACGGMDAEIAIRLKPPITQEVVFKGGIRDFAGGAIAPDELANCPEALTLLAESIEKDVASIIVAAPHPKEIIISGRLTNYESIKKELVRRLSKYAPVTKVQKLSKTAKEAACGAYIIGEALLGGRYRALVENMGILYAQHEGADGHEEG